The DNA segment CCGGTAGAAAGATTAAATATGTTCATCCTGCAATATCCGCTGTCTATAACACAGACAACATCTTTTACTGTTACAGAAGTTTCTGCGATGGAACTGCTTAATATAATACGAATTCCATCATCACACACATCAGAAAGAACTTTTTTTTGCTCTGCTAATGAAACAGAACTATGGAGAATCTGTATATTTAACTTAGAATTATTTTCTTTCAATAAAGACTCTACTCTTCGTATCTCTTTTATTCCAGGTAAAAACACAAGTATGGATCCATGTTTTGAAGCAGATATAAGAGAATATACTTCGTTTTCCACAGCTTTTTCCACAGAATGTTCACAGTCATAAATAATTTCTACAGGATACTGCCTGCCTGGGATTTGAAGTAAGGGTACAGTTTCGGTATCATCTGTACCCTTAAAATACTCCTGAAGCTGTTCTGCATCCAGAGTTGCAGACATTATTACAAGATACAGATCATCCCTGATTTCCATTACTTCTCTTAAAAGAGCCAGAGCAAGATCTGCATGTATACTTCTTTCATGGAATTCATCTATAACGACAACATTTACTCCTTCCAGCAAAGAATCCGATTGAATTCTTTTTGTAAGAACGGCATCTGTCATTACGGTAAATCTGGTTTTTGAAGACGTTTTATTCTCCAAATGAACACAGTATCCACAAGTTTGACCTGTCTCTTCTCGTAATAAACCAGATACCCTGTCCGCTATATTATATGCTGCCACACGGCGAGGTTCGAGCATTAAAATATTACCCTGAAAATTCTTAAGCAGGGCAAATGGAACAGCAGTAGATTTTCCTGCAGCAGTTGCGGCTGTCAAAATAAGAGCATGAGTTTTACTTTTCTTTAATTTCTCACAAATTTCATCTAAAAAAGGGTAGACTGGAAGTTTTTTTATTTCTTCAGGATATTCCATATTCATATTTTATAAATGAATCATAAAAAAAAGGGAATGCCCGTATAAGACATTCCCTCAATTTAAAGTCTGACTTTAATTATTTTATATCTACAAGTTCAATATCAAAAGCAAGGAAAGAATTACCAGGAATTGCACCAGGTATTCCTCTTTCTCCATAAGCCATATCAGGAGGAAGTACTACAGTACGAACTTCTCCCTTTTTCATGTCCTGAACCATAATATCAAATCCAGGAATCATCATTCCTACATCTGTCTTAAAATCAAGAGCTTCATGTCCACCCTTTACCATTTTTGCAGAACCATCAAAAACCTGGCCATTTACAAAATATCCCTTGTATTCTGTAGTTACATTCTTTTTAGAACCACATTTTGAACCAGTTCCTTCTTTTGTAATCTTGTAATAAATTCCATTTGAATCCTGCTGAAATCCAGGGAAATTCTTTTCTACTTCTGCAATTTTAGATTTAAGAGCAGCACGTTTTGCTTCCAAAGCCTTCTCCTTAGCTTCTTTTGCAAGACGATCAAAATCTGCCTGTGTTGCTGTAAACTTTTCTGCATCTGCACCAAGGCGATAAATCTTTACAGACTTTATTTTATCTCCCTGTGCAATTCTATTTACAACTTTCTGACTGTCATCATCAACGATATGTCCAAAAATAGTATGCTTACCATTCAACCAGGAAGTTTCAACATGTGTAATAAAGAACTGGCTTCCGTTTGTTCCAGGACCTGCATTTGCCATAGCAAGAATTCCGGCTCCAGTAAATTTAAGATCATCTACAATTTCATCTGCAAACTGATATCCAGGACCACCGGTTCCGTTTCCTTTAGGATCTCCACCCTGAATCATAAAGTCTGCTATTACACGATGAAACTTAAGACCATCATAAAAAGGCTTTCCATTAGCAGCCTTAAGGGTTCCTTCTGCAAGACCAACAAAATTTGTTACTGTAAGAGGTGTTTTTTTGTAATACAGTTCAAGAGCAATTTCTCCCTTGTCTGTATCCATAATTGCAAATACACCTGTTTTTCCTTTAAGAAGATCTTCTTTCATACTTTTACATACTCCTGTAGAAATAATTGCACTACACATAAATAATGCAGCAAGTAATCTTTTCATTTTTTTACCACCTTAAAACTGTTTTATAAACCATTCATAAATCGCTTCCATTCTTGCAGAAAGAGATTCATTCATTTTGTTTTCAAGAAAACTCATCGAAGGAAACTTTGCTTCTACAACTGTATAAACAAGAAAATCATCCCCACAGTCATAAATTACAAGACCTATATGAAGATTTCCGTCTTCTACTGCAGTTATAGGGCCTATAGAAACATCTGTCGTATTTTCAAAAGATACACAAACTTCTGATTCTGACTGATGATACTTAAGCTCGTAAATAGTTTTTCCCAGTGAATTATCATTCAAAAGAC comes from the Treponema rectale genome and includes:
- a CDS encoding peptidylprolyl isomerase; the encoded protein is MKRLLAALFMCSAIISTGVCKSMKEDLLKGKTGVFAIMDTDKGEIALELYYKKTPLTVTNFVGLAEGTLKAANGKPFYDGLKFHRVIADFMIQGGDPKGNGTGGPGYQFADEIVDDLKFTGAGILAMANAGPGTNGSQFFITHVETSWLNGKHTIFGHIVDDDSQKVVNRIAQGDKIKSVKIYRLGADAEKFTATQADFDRLAKEAKEKALEAKRAALKSKIAEVEKNFPGFQQDSNGIYYKITKEGTGSKCGSKKNVTTEYKGYFVNGQVFDGSAKMVKGGHEALDFKTDVGMMIPGFDIMVQDMKKGEVRTVVLPPDMAYGERGIPGAIPGNSFLAFDIELVDIK